The genomic window AAATATTGATGAAAAAGGCTTTTTATCAGTAGACATTAAAGAAATCTGCGAGAGATTTAAAGTATCTCCTCTTGATGTTGAAAAGGTTAGACAGAAGGTTATGAGGCTTGAACCAACAAGTATTGGAGCCAGAGACATTAAAGAGTCTCTCCTTGTCCAGTATGACGAACTTTTTGGTATAGATGAAATATCTGAAGATATTATCAACAACAGCCTTGACCTTATATGTAATATAAACAGCTTAGCTGAAAAATATCCTGATGTTCCAGAAGATAAACTAAAAGAAGTGATCTGCAATATCCGTTCATTAAAACCTTATCCAGCGATAAACTACCTTGATGAACCTGTTAGATACATTGAGCCAGATGTTTACGTTTACGATAGAGGAGACAGGTTTGAGGTTGTTGTTAATGAAACCCAGATTCCGAAACTTAAACTGACTACAACTTACAGAAAGCTGATATCAGACAAAACCCTTCCTGAAAAAACAAGAAAGTTTCTTGAGGAAAAGCTTCAAAAGGCGATGGGAATAATAAAGGGTATTGAACAAAGAAGGGAAAATCTAAAAAAGATCACCCAGCTTCTTGTTGATTATCAGGCAGACTTTGTTAGGAAAGGTAAAGAACATCTAAAACCTCTTATACTGAAAGATATCGCCCATCAGGTTGGACTTCATGAATCAACAGTAAGTAGAATTGTATCAAGCAAATATGTTCAGCTTCCAACTGGAATACTACCCTTAAAAGCATTTTTTTCAACAAAACTCTCATCTTCCTCTGGCGATATATCAACTGAGAAGGTAAAATATATGATCGCCCAGCTTATTGAAAATGAAGACAAAAGGAAGCCTTTAAGCGATCAGAAAATAGCTGATATTTTAAAAAGTAAAGGGATTAATGTTGCAAGAAGAACAGTGACAAAATACAGGGAACAATTAAATATACCTGATTCAAGAAATAGGAGGATGAGAAAATGAGAGTAGAACATGTGGGAAAGAACATTGATGTGACAGAATTTATCAAAAGCTACACTGAGCATAAACTGGAAAGGTTAAAACCATACATCAAGGATATTGATGTTGCTGATGATTCTGTTCAGGTAAGGGTTACTTATACTTTTGAAAAACACAGACACAGGAACAGGGTAGATATTGATGTCTACTTTAACACTCCCGGAGGAGGGGTTATTCACGCATGGGAGGAAAGCAACGATCTTTATTCTGCAATTGATTTTGTTATAGATGAGGTTGAAAGACAGCTTGTAAGACTGAAAAGTAGAAGGAAAGAGGAAGCAAGAAGAATTGCAAGAGCAGAAAAGATGAAACAGATAACACCTCAGGAAGAAAGTATAGAAAGACCCCTGATAGTTCAGGAACCTATGCCCCTTGAAAAACCTCTTTCTGTTGAAGATGCTATGATGCTTCTTGAGGAAACAGGTGCATTTTTCCTTCCTTTTAGAAATTCTGAAACAGGAGAAATTAATGTTATATACAGGAAAAAAGCTGGAAATTATGGTCTGATAACCCCTGGTGTTTAAACAACAGGATTGACAAAAAAGTCCTGATATGTAATAATTTTTGACTTGTTAGACAACTCAAACTGAAGAGGAGGATAATGAAAACATACCACGTTCGCAAAGAGGACATAAAAAGAGAATGGTACGTAATTGATGCAACAGGAAAAAATCTTGGTAGACTTGCAACACTAATAGCAAATGTTCTGAGGGGAAAACACAAGCCTTACTTCCAGCCAGATGTTGATGTTGGCGACTTTGTTATAGTTTTGAATGCTGACAAGATAACAGTAACAGGGAAAAAACTAACAGACAAAGAGTACAAATACCACACAAATAGACCTGGAGGTCTGAGAGTTAGATCACTCCAGTGGATGCTTGAGCACAAGCCTGAAGAGGTTATAAGACTTGCCGTTGAAAGAATGCTTCCAAAAAACAAACTCCAGAAAAGATTTATGAAAAGATTGAAGGTATATACAGGATCACAGCATAAACATCAGGCACAAAACCCAAAAAACCTTGAAGAGCTGAAGGCTCTCTGGAAAAACTTTTAAGGTGATGGAGGTAAAAAACCTTGGCTGAGATAGTAAAAATAGACCCTAAGGTAGCAAAATACGGAACAGGAAGAAGAAAAGAGGCTGTTGCAAGGGTATGGATATTTCCCGGCGAAGGAAAACTTTATGTGAAAAGCTCATCAGGAAAAGAATGGGAAGCAAAAGATTACTTTGAAAGGGACATACTTATAGAAAAAATAAATATGCCTTTCGTTGTTACAGAAACACTTGGAAAGTTTGATGTTTATGCAACTGTAAAGGGAAGTGGAAAGCCTGCACAAGCAGAGGCTGTTATGTACGGAATAGCAAAAGCTCTTCTCCAGCACAATCCTGAATTTAGATCAACCCTGAAATCAGCAGGTCTTTTAACAAGAGATGCAAGGGTAAAAGAAAGGAAGAAATACGCACAGATGGGTGCAAGAGCAAAATACAGATGGTCTAAGCGTTAATATAAAGTTTCCTTGGGGGATTTCCCCCCTTTCTCTTGATTATTTCTTTAATCAGCCATATCATTAGACAAAAACCGGAGAAAAAGATTGAAGGTCTCAATAGTTGGAGCTTCCGGATACACCGGAGTAGAACTTATAAGAATTCTTTCTTTTCATAAAAAAGTCAGTTTAAATCAGATAGTATCAAGGCAGTTTGCAGGAAAAAGATTAAGATCTGTTTTTCCTCATTTTTCAAAAAGTAGATATGAAGACCTCATATTTGATGAAGAAGTTGACCTGAACTCATCAGATATATACTTTCTGTGCCTTCCCCATGAACCTTCTTTAGAGCTTGTAAAACAGCTTTCAGAAAAAGGGAAAAAAGTTATTGATCTTTCTGCATCTTACAGAATAAAAAATAAAAATGTCTACCCTGAATACTACGGTTTTGAGCATAAATACCCTGAACTTCTTGAAAAGGCGGTTTACGGTCTGCCAGAGATATTCAGGGAAAAAATAAAAAAAGCAAATATAGTCGCAAATCCCGGATGCTATCCAACAGCCACCCTTATGGCTGTTTATCCTGCTGTAAAAGAGGGGGTTATCTCAGAAGATAAAATTGTGGTAAATGCCCTCTCAGGAATATCAGGTGCAGGAAGGGGCTTAAAACAACAGTTTCATTACCCTGAGGCTTTTGGAAATTCTTATGCATACAATCCAGTAAAACACAGACATACGCCAGAGATGGAAGATGTAATCAAAGCTATTTCGGGAAAAGACATAAAGGTCAGATTTACACCCCACATAATACCTGTGTCAAGGGGAATGATAGCAACAGTAATTTTTGAAACAGATCTAAATAAGGATCAGCTGGTAGAGCTTTACAGACTGGAATACAGGTATGAACCTTTTGTAAGGATTATTTCAAGACCACCTCAGATAAAAGATCTGATCGGATCAAACTTCTGTGATATATATGTAGACTTTGATAGTAAAACAGGACAGGCTGTTGTTATATCTGGGATTGACAATCTTGGAAAAGGTGCTTCCTCTCAAGCTGTTCAGAACATGAATATTGTTTTAGGTTTTAATGAGGAAGAATACCTTAAAGATATCTCCCTTTCATCAATTCTTTTCCCCTGATAAAATTATTACGCAAATTTTAGTATAAAAGGTAAAAGTTGATAGACAAAAAAAGAGCAGAGCAGATAATACAAAAATTTGAGGAAAAAACAGTTCTTGTTGTTGGTGATCTTATTTTGGATAGATATCTGTGGGGAGATGTTGAAAGGATTTCTCCAGAAGCTCCCGTTCCTGTTGTTGAGGTAAAAAAAGAGACAGTCAATCCAGGAGGAGCGTCAAATGTTGCATGGAATATATCTTCACTTGGCTCAAAGGTTTATATGGCAGGGGTGATCGGTGAAGACCAGAACGGAAAAATACTTGAAAAACTCCTTGTTGAAAAAGGAATAATCCCCTTAAACATAAAGGATAAAAACAGACCAACAACGGAAAAAACAAGAATAATAGCTGTAAGCCAGCAGCTTCTCAGGATAGACAGAGAAAACAAACAAAAGATAAACAGTGATCTTTCTGACAGGCTGATAAAACAACTGGAAAAGGTAATAGATGAGGTTGACTGTATAATCATTTCAGATTACGGAAAAGGGGTCATAACGGAAGACCTGATGGACTATCTGAAAAAAACAGAAAAACCTTTGTTCGTAGATCCAAAACCTTCAAACTTCTTTCTTTACAAAAATGTAACAACTATGACCCCAAACAGAAAAGAGGCTTACGAATGTGTAAAGGCTGATAGGGATACACCTCTTGAGGAAGTAGGGAAAAGGATAATGGAAGAGTTAGAGATTGAAAACCTGCTGATAACACTCGGTCCTGAAGGAATGGCTCTTTTTGATAAAAATAAGGTGATCAAAATCCCTGCGAAGGCAAAAAAAGTTTTTGATGTTACAGGAGCAGGAGATACTGTTATCTCTGTTCTTGCACTTTCAAAAATATCAGGGGCATCATGGGAAGAGTCAGCCTCTCTTGCAAACTATGCAGCAGGTTATGTTGTGGGAGAGATAGGAACTGCAACGGTAGATAGAAAAAAACTCCTTGAGCTGATACCGTAAAAGATTTATCATATTTTATAAAAAACAGGAGTGTTAGATGCTTATTAAGTTTTTTATAAAACCGAGAAAAGGTGTTCTTGATCCACAGGGAAGGGCAGTTACAGAAAACCTCAGATCCCTTGGTTTTTCAGATGTTAAAGATGTAAAGGTAGGTAAATATATAGAGGTTTATGTTCAGAATACTGACAGGGAAAAGGCTGTGGAAGAAGCAAAACAGATGGCAAAAAAGGCACTGGTAAATGAGATAATTGAAGATTACGAATTTGAGATTGTGGAGGACTGATATTGAAATTTGGTGTTGCTGTTTACCCAGGATCAAACTGTGATTACGACACCTACAGGGTATTAAGAGATGTATTGGATCAGGAAGTTCAGCTGATAGATTATAGAACAACCGATTTATCAGGTTTTGATTGTGTCGTGCTTCCTGGAGGATTTTCCTTCGGGGATTATCTTAGACCCGGAACGCTGGCAGCACACACACCTTTAACAGGGGCTGTAAAAGAGTTTGCAGATAAAGGAGGTCTTGTTATAGGGATATGTAACGGTTTTCAGATACTTACAGAAGCACATCTACTGCCTGGGGCATTAATGCCTAATGTTCACGGGAAGTTTGTCTGCAGACACCAGTATCTCAGGGTTGAAAACACAGAAAACCCTTTCACAAACCAGTGTGAAGAAGGTCAGATACTTAAGATACCTATAGCTCATCATGACGGAAATTATTTTGTTGATGATAAAACGCTGACAAAAATGGAGGAGAATGGACAGATTATTCTCAGATATTGTGATGAATACGGGAATATAACAGAAGAAGCAAATCCAAACGGATCTATAAAAAATATAGCCGGAATAACGAACGAGAAGAAAAATGTTTTTGGTCTGATGCCTCATCCTGAAAGGGCGGCAGAGTCCATCTTGGGAACTGAAGACGGACTTTACATACTCAGGTCAATACTGGAAAGCTACTCCTGAAGTATTCTGTCCAGTATTTTTTTCAGTTCTTCTGTTTTTCCTGAACCTATTATTTTATCTACGATGTTTAGATCTTCATCTATAATAACAGTTATAGGTGTTCCAAATATGTTGAACGCTGATTTTGTTTTATATCCTGCTATAACCACAGGCAGGTCAAATCCCCACTCCCTTTTTTTCTCTTCTATCTGAAGTATATCCCTCGTTCCTATAACAGCAGCATAAAATCTCACCTTGCCTTTGTATTTTTTTGACAGCTTTGATACCTCAGGCAATTCCTTTTCACAAGAGTGGCAGTAAACCTGCCAGAAAACAATAACTGTAGGTTTCCCTTTAAGATCTTTTATGCTTATCTTTTTGCCGTCTAAACTTTCAAAATATACATCAGGAGCTTTTTTTCCATAAGACAGTCCAGATGATAAAAAGATTGCTGACAGAACGAATATGATTATATTTTTCAATTACTGCCTCCGAAATGTATTTAAAAATAATATATACCTTTACTGGTGAAAAATGAATATAAGAGAGCAGATAGAAAACATTGAATACCAGATTTTGCACCCAAGAGCCTCAAAAAGCAGAGAGGCAAAAAGATCAAAACCGGAAAAAGAGTGTGATCTTAGAACAAAATATCAGAGGGACAGGGATAGGATACTCCACTCTAAAGCATTCAGAAGACTGAAGCATAAAACACAGGTTTTTCTGTCTCCCGAAGGAGATCACTACAGAACAAGAATGACACACACCCTTGAGGTTGCCCAGATTGGCAGAACTATAGCCAGAGCTTTAAAGCTAAATGAGGATCTTGTTGAGGCTATCGCATTAGGTCATGATCTTGGGCATACACCTTTTGGACATGCAGGGGAATTTTTGTT from Persephonella sp. includes these protein-coding regions:
- the rfaE1 gene encoding D-glycero-beta-D-manno-heptose-7-phosphate kinase codes for the protein MIDKKRAEQIIQKFEEKTVLVVGDLILDRYLWGDVERISPEAPVPVVEVKKETVNPGGASNVAWNISSLGSKVYMAGVIGEDQNGKILEKLLVEKGIIPLNIKDKNRPTTEKTRIIAVSQQLLRIDRENKQKINSDLSDRLIKQLEKVIDEVDCIIISDYGKGVITEDLMDYLKKTEKPLFVDPKPSNFFLYKNVTTMTPNRKEAYECVKADRDTPLEEVGKRIMEELEIENLLITLGPEGMALFDKNKVIKIPAKAKKVFDVTGAGDTVISVLALSKISGASWEESASLANYAAGYVVGEIGTATVDRKKLLELIP
- the argC gene encoding N-acetyl-gamma-glutamyl-phosphate reductase — its product is MKVSIVGASGYTGVELIRILSFHKKVSLNQIVSRQFAGKRLRSVFPHFSKSRYEDLIFDEEVDLNSSDIYFLCLPHEPSLELVKQLSEKGKKVIDLSASYRIKNKNVYPEYYGFEHKYPELLEKAVYGLPEIFREKIKKANIVANPGCYPTATLMAVYPAVKEGVISEDKIVVNALSGISGAGRGLKQQFHYPEAFGNSYAYNPVKHRHTPEMEDVIKAISGKDIKVRFTPHIIPVSRGMIATVIFETDLNKDQLVELYRLEYRYEPFVRIISRPPQIKDLIGSNFCDIYVDFDSKTGQAVVISGIDNLGKGASSQAVQNMNIVLGFNEEEYLKDISLSSILFP
- the rplM gene encoding 50S ribosomal protein L13 translates to MKTYHVRKEDIKREWYVIDATGKNLGRLATLIANVLRGKHKPYFQPDVDVGDFVIVLNADKITVTGKKLTDKEYKYHTNRPGGLRVRSLQWMLEHKPEEVIRLAVERMLPKNKLQKRFMKRLKVYTGSQHKHQAQNPKNLEELKALWKNF
- the raiA gene encoding ribosome-associated translation inhibitor RaiA, whose translation is MRVEHVGKNIDVTEFIKSYTEHKLERLKPYIKDIDVADDSVQVRVTYTFEKHRHRNRVDIDVYFNTPGGGVIHAWEESNDLYSAIDFVIDEVERQLVRLKSRRKEEARRIARAEKMKQITPQEESIERPLIVQEPMPLEKPLSVEDAMMLLEETGAFFLPFRNSETGEINVIYRKKAGNYGLITPGV
- the purQ gene encoding phosphoribosylformylglycinamidine synthase I, with the protein product MKFGVAVYPGSNCDYDTYRVLRDVLDQEVQLIDYRTTDLSGFDCVVLPGGFSFGDYLRPGTLAAHTPLTGAVKEFADKGGLVIGICNGFQILTEAHLLPGALMPNVHGKFVCRHQYLRVENTENPFTNQCEEGQILKIPIAHHDGNYFVDDKTLTKMEENGQIILRYCDEYGNITEEANPNGSIKNIAGITNEKKNVFGLMPHPERAAESILGTEDGLYILRSILESYS
- the rpoN gene encoding RNA polymerase factor sigma-54, whose translation is MLKQKLEVKLQNKLVLTVSLKQQLALLLLPKLELQETIKAELEENPFLEEIINIEPDYEPIKDLSKYYDEEEEKALSNRLAYKPSLTDILDFQIEIEFEGIEKDIAREIVGNIDEKGFLSVDIKEICERFKVSPLDVEKVRQKVMRLEPTSIGARDIKESLLVQYDELFGIDEISEDIINNSLDLICNINSLAEKYPDVPEDKLKEVICNIRSLKPYPAINYLDEPVRYIEPDVYVYDRGDRFEVVVNETQIPKLKLTTTYRKLISDKTLPEKTRKFLEEKLQKAMGIIKGIEQRRENLKKITQLLVDYQADFVRKGKEHLKPLILKDIAHQVGLHESTVSRIVSSKYVQLPTGILPLKAFFSTKLSSSSGDISTEKVKYMIAQLIENEDKRKPLSDQKIADILKSKGINVARRTVTKYREQLNIPDSRNRRMRK
- the rpsI gene encoding 30S ribosomal protein S9, translating into MAEIVKIDPKVAKYGTGRRKEAVARVWIFPGEGKLYVKSSSGKEWEAKDYFERDILIEKINMPFVVTETLGKFDVYATVKGSGKPAQAEAVMYGIAKALLQHNPEFRSTLKSAGLLTRDARVKERKKYAQMGARAKYRWSKR
- the purS gene encoding phosphoribosylformylglycinamidine synthase subunit PurS, producing the protein MLIKFFIKPRKGVLDPQGRAVTENLRSLGFSDVKDVKVGKYIEVYVQNTDREKAVEEAKQMAKKALVNEIIEDYEFEIVED
- a CDS encoding TlpA disulfide reductase family protein — its product is MKNIIIFVLSAIFLSSGLSYGKKAPDVYFESLDGKKISIKDLKGKPTVIVFWQVYCHSCEKELPEVSKLSKKYKGKVRFYAAVIGTRDILQIEEKKREWGFDLPVVIAGYKTKSAFNIFGTPITVIIDEDLNIVDKIIGSGKTEELKKILDRILQE